One window of the Populus trichocarpa isolate Nisqually-1 chromosome 9, P.trichocarpa_v4.1, whole genome shotgun sequence genome contains the following:
- the LOC7478603 gene encoding uncharacterized protein LOC7478603 produces the protein MASSTLPSHLAGPRLSSPKMVQATMTCSIVFTLAFGFMVVASGVAAAPATPFFGRNPVEIQECLATIKAHADICLHEVASLVLTFQKNLVGPKCCSALAVIDDKCKPKGFSFDPFLPPLWIRKRCASLLSAPSPEPVVPSST, from the coding sequence ATGGCATCCTCTACCCTTCCATCACACTTAGCTGGTCCACGTCTATCTTCACCCAAGATGGTTCAAGCTACCATGACATGCTCGATTGTATTCACGCTAGCTTTTGGGTTCATGGTGGTCGCCTCAGGTGTAGCGGCAGCTCCTGCAACACCATTTTTCGGTCGGAACCCTGTAGAAATTCAAGAGTGCTTGGCAACCATCAAGGCGCACGCAGATATTTGCTTGCATGAGGTTGCCTCCTTGGTGCTGACCTTTCAAAAGAACTTAGTCGGCCCTAAATGTTGCAGTGCCTTGGCTGTAATTGATGACAAGTGCAAGCCTAAAGGATTTAGTTTTGATCCTTTCTTGCCTCCATTGTGGATCAGGAAACGCTGTGCTTCACTATTATCTGCTCCAAGTCCTGAACCAGTCGTGCCGAGTTCTACTTAA